Proteins from a single region of Azospira inquinata:
- the lpxB gene encoding lipid-A-disaccharide synthase: MRIAMVAGEASGDLLASHLIGALKQRVPDAQFVGIGGPKMVAQGFDAWWPLEKLAVRGYAEVLRHYREIVGIRSSLQKRLLANPPDVFIGVDAPDFNLALETRLKKRGVPTVHYVSPSIWAWRAKRIHKIGAAVSRMLCLFPFEPELYEARGIPVTYVGHPLADIIPPDINRKAYREKLGLPLDRPIFAFLPGSRQSELQFMAETFVETARQILVRLPQALFLVPLATRETRLQFETAIYNRQAGQLPFKLLFGHAHDAMAAADTVLVASGTATLEAALIKRPMVIAYRMAPASWRLMKRMKYQPWVGLPNILSRCFVVPEFLQEDATPENLAQALVNEHQDKVVRAKVEGQFAQLHQQLRQNTAEKAAQAVLSLVPGWRTGAPRGTTVV, translated from the coding sequence ATGCGCATCGCCATGGTGGCGGGGGAAGCCTCTGGGGATTTGCTGGCCAGCCACCTGATTGGCGCTCTGAAACAACGGGTGCCGGATGCCCAGTTCGTCGGCATTGGGGGCCCCAAAATGGTGGCCCAGGGCTTTGATGCCTGGTGGCCCCTGGAAAAGCTGGCGGTGCGGGGTTACGCGGAGGTGCTGCGCCACTACCGGGAAATCGTGGGTATCCGTTCCAGCCTGCAAAAGCGCCTGCTGGCCAACCCGCCGGATGTGTTTATCGGCGTGGATGCTCCGGATTTCAATCTGGCCCTGGAAACCCGGCTGAAGAAGCGGGGGGTGCCCACGGTCCATTACGTCAGCCCCTCCATCTGGGCCTGGCGGGCCAAGCGCATCCACAAGATCGGCGCCGCCGTCTCCCGGATGCTGTGCCTGTTCCCCTTCGAGCCGGAACTCTATGAGGCCCGGGGCATTCCGGTGACCTACGTGGGCCATCCCCTGGCGGACATCATTCCCCCGGACATTAACCGCAAGGCTTATCGGGAAAAACTGGGCCTGCCCCTGGATCGGCCCATCTTCGCCTTCCTGCCCGGCAGCCGCCAATCCGAATTGCAGTTTATGGCGGAAACCTTTGTGGAAACCGCCCGGCAGATTCTGGTGCGTCTGCCCCAGGCCCTGTTCCTGGTGCCCCTGGCTACCCGGGAAACCCGGCTCCAGTTCGAAACCGCTATTTACAACCGGCAGGCCGGGCAGTTGCCCTTCAAATTGCTTTTTGGTCATGCCCACGATGCCATGGCGGCTGCCGATACGGTGCTGGTGGCCAGCGGTACCGCCACCCTGGAAGCCGCACTGATCAAGCGTCCCATGGTCATTGCCTATCGCATGGCCCCTGCCTCCTGGCGGCTCATGAAGCGGATGAAATATCAGCCTTGGGTGGGGCTGCCCAACATCCTGTCCCGCTGCTTTGTGGTGCCCGAGTTTCTCCAGGAGGATGCCACTCCGGAAAACCTGGCCCAGGCCCTGGTCAATGAACACCAGGACAAGGTGGTGCGGGCCAAGGTGGAAGGCCAGTTTGCCCAATTGCACCAACAGTTGCGCCAGAATACGGCGGAAAAAGCGGCCCAGGCGGTATTGAGCCTGGTACCCGGCTGGCGGACGGGAGCCCCCCGTGGCACTACAGTGGTTTGA
- a CDS encoding TrmH family RNA methyltransferase: MTDRSLHLIQSADNPLYRQLRKLCQSSRERRKAGQVVLDGMHLIQAYEAQWGPVAQLWVREGDRERGEIGAFLTAHPERRPLFLADKLMGDLGVVETPSGIMAVIPAPEADQAPGYQEDTVLLDGVQDPGNLGSILRSAAAAGFRQVLLSSDCAQAWAPKTLRAGQGAHFLLRIYEHQELVPFLGAFQGAVAVTSLAARESLYRLELPSPVAWIFGSEGQGVSPAVAATATHLVKIPMPGACESLNVAAAAAICLFETVRRRLEGC; the protein is encoded by the coding sequence ATGACAGATCGCTCTCTTCACCTCATCCAATCCGCCGACAACCCCCTCTACCGCCAGTTGCGCAAGCTTTGCCAGTCTTCCCGGGAGCGGCGCAAGGCGGGGCAGGTGGTGCTGGACGGCATGCACCTGATCCAGGCCTATGAAGCCCAGTGGGGCCCGGTGGCCCAGTTATGGGTCCGGGAAGGGGATCGGGAACGGGGAGAAATCGGCGCTTTTCTGACCGCCCATCCGGAGCGTCGCCCTTTGTTTCTGGCGGATAAGCTCATGGGGGACCTGGGGGTGGTGGAAACCCCCAGCGGCATCATGGCCGTTATTCCTGCTCCGGAAGCCGATCAGGCTCCCGGCTATCAGGAAGATACGGTGCTTTTGGACGGGGTGCAGGACCCGGGCAATCTGGGCTCCATCCTGCGCAGCGCCGCGGCCGCAGGTTTCCGCCAGGTGTTGCTGTCTTCCGACTGTGCCCAGGCCTGGGCGCCGAAAACCCTGCGGGCCGGGCAGGGCGCCCACTTTCTCCTGCGTATTTACGAACACCAAGAACTGGTGCCGTTTTTGGGCGCATTCCAGGGGGCCGTAGCGGTGACCAGCCTGGCTGCCCGGGAGAGTCTGTACCGCCTCGAACTGCCGTCCCCCGTGGCTTGGATATTTGGCTCGGAAGGCCAGGGAGTGAGCCCGGCCGTGGCGGCCACGGCCACCCATCTGGTCAAGATTCCCATGCCCGGGGCCTGCGAGTCCCTCAATGTGGCCGCGGCCGCTGCCATCTGCCTCTTCGAGACGGTACGGCGACGCCTGGAAGGCTGCTGA
- the bamA gene encoding outer membrane protein assembly factor BamA, giving the protein MKKNLLAGLIAGLFASAAYAFNPFVVKDIRVEGIQRTEAGTVFSYLPVKVGDTLDDEKASQAIKALFATGFFKDVRIEIDKDVMVVVVEERPAISQVDFVGMKEFDKDTIRKAFKDIGLAESRIFDRAIMEKAAQELKRQYLSRGRYSANITTTVTPLERNRVSINFNVDEGEAAKIKQINIVGNKVFKEKELLDLFQLRTPNWLTWYTKNDQYSKQKLSADLESLRSFYQNQGYLDFNVESTQVSITPDKKDIYITVSLSEGERYMVSAVKVAGILPIPDEEFHKLVTVKPGDVFSREKLNDSIKAITDRLGNDGYAFANVNAAPDIDKEKRLVAFTLFVDPGKRVYVRHVNIAGNSKTKDEVIRREVRQMEGGWYDAQKVSLSRERIDKLGYFSDVTVETPPVPGTSDQVDANYAVTEKPTGSLMLGAGFSSSDKVILSGSISQANLFGSGKNVSVQLNTSHASRTIGLSYTDPYFTVDGISQGFDIYHRTYDPSQSYSYTQSYKTVSTGGGLRWGVPIAEKESISFGVAVDRTEVTTFDDSRQVYKDFVSEFGNTNSTFSGNVGWGRDTKDSYIYPTRGGVARAGIEATVPGGTLRYYKLNLQRQQYFPLTKNLTLMLNGEFGAGNGYGGRPLPFFKSFYAGGVTSVRGYDTYTLGPKQDGEAIGGTKRVVMNAEVLFPMPGLGKDKSARIGWFVDAGQVFGPKDDFGRYSKFSVGDLRYSTGLSLAWSSPLGPLRFSIANPLNKKDDDRTQRFQFTMGTVF; this is encoded by the coding sequence ATGAAAAAAAACCTGCTGGCTGGGTTGATTGCGGGGCTCTTTGCTTCCGCCGCCTACGCCTTCAACCCCTTTGTGGTTAAAGATATCCGCGTCGAAGGCATCCAGCGGACCGAAGCCGGTACGGTGTTCAGCTATCTGCCCGTCAAAGTGGGCGATACCTTGGACGACGAAAAAGCCTCCCAGGCCATTAAGGCCCTGTTTGCCACGGGCTTTTTCAAAGACGTGCGCATCGAGATCGACAAGGATGTGATGGTGGTGGTGGTGGAAGAACGCCCCGCCATTTCCCAGGTGGATTTTGTCGGGATGAAGGAATTCGACAAAGACACCATCCGTAAGGCCTTCAAGGATATCGGCCTGGCGGAATCCCGCATCTTTGACCGGGCCATCATGGAAAAGGCGGCCCAGGAACTGAAGCGCCAGTACCTTTCCCGGGGGCGCTACTCGGCCAATATCACCACCACGGTCACGCCCTTGGAGCGCAACCGGGTCTCCATCAACTTCAATGTGGATGAGGGTGAGGCGGCCAAGATCAAGCAGATCAACATTGTGGGCAACAAGGTGTTTAAGGAAAAGGAGCTGCTGGACCTTTTCCAACTGCGTACCCCCAATTGGCTGACCTGGTACACCAAGAACGATCAGTATTCCAAGCAAAAGCTTTCGGCGGACTTGGAATCTCTGCGCTCCTTCTATCAGAATCAGGGCTACCTGGACTTCAACGTGGAGTCCACCCAGGTTTCCATTACCCCGGATAAGAAGGATATTTACATTACCGTTTCCCTCTCGGAAGGGGAACGGTACATGGTGTCCGCCGTCAAGGTGGCAGGGATTCTGCCCATTCCTGACGAGGAATTCCATAAGCTGGTGACGGTCAAGCCCGGAGATGTTTTCTCCCGGGAAAAGCTGAACGATTCCATAAAGGCCATTACGGACCGTCTGGGTAACGACGGCTACGCCTTCGCCAACGTTAATGCGGCGCCGGATATCGACAAGGAAAAGCGCCTGGTGGCCTTCACCCTGTTTGTGGATCCGGGCAAGCGGGTTTACGTGCGCCACGTCAATATCGCGGGCAACAGCAAGACCAAGGATGAAGTGATTCGTCGGGAAGTACGCCAGATGGAAGGGGGCTGGTATGACGCACAAAAGGTCAGCCTGTCCCGGGAACGGATCGACAAGCTGGGCTATTTCTCCGATGTGACGGTGGAAACGCCTCCTGTACCCGGTACCAGCGACCAGGTGGACGCCAATTATGCTGTGACGGAAAAGCCCACCGGCAGTTTGATGCTGGGGGCTGGTTTCTCCAGTTCGGATAAGGTGATTCTGTCTGGTTCTATTTCCCAAGCTAACCTGTTTGGTAGTGGGAAGAATGTCTCTGTTCAGTTGAATACTTCCCATGCCTCCCGGACTATCGGTCTGTCCTATACGGACCCCTATTTCACGGTGGACGGGATTAGTCAGGGTTTTGACATTTATCACCGTACCTACGATCCGTCCCAATCCTATTCCTACACCCAGTCTTACAAAACCGTGTCCACGGGCGGCGGTTTGCGCTGGGGGGTTCCGATCGCGGAAAAGGAATCTATCAGTTTTGGGGTGGCGGTGGATCGGACGGAAGTCACTACCTTTGATGACAGCCGCCAGGTGTACAAGGACTTCGTTTCCGAATTCGGCAACACCAACAGTACCTTCTCCGGCAACGTGGGCTGGGGCCGTGATACCAAGGACAGCTACATTTACCCGACCCGGGGTGGTGTGGCCCGGGCTGGTATTGAAGCTACGGTTCCCGGCGGTACCCTTCGCTATTACAAGCTGAATTTGCAGCGGCAGCAGTACTTCCCCCTGACCAAGAATCTGACCCTGATGCTCAATGGGGAGTTCGGTGCGGGTAACGGTTACGGTGGCCGCCCCCTGCCTTTCTTTAAGAGCTTCTACGCTGGCGGCGTGACCTCTGTGCGGGGCTACGATACCTATACCCTGGGGCCGAAGCAGGATGGTGAGGCTATCGGCGGGACCAAGCGGGTGGTGATGAATGCGGAAGTGCTCTTCCCCATGCCCGGCTTGGGCAAGGACAAATCCGCCCGTATCGGCTGGTTCGTGGACGCGGGCCAGGTGTTTGGTCCCAAGGATGACTTCGGCCGTTATTCGAAATTCTCTGTGGGGGACTTGCGTTATTCCACCGGCCTTTCTCTGGCCTGGTCTTCCCCTCTGGGCCCCTTGCGCTTTAGTATTGCCAACCCGTTGAACAAGAAGGATGACGATAGGACGCAGCGCTTCCAGTTCACCATGGGTACGGTGTTTTGA
- the rseP gene encoding RIP metalloprotease RseP yields the protein MANALFYLAAFAFVLGVLVVVHELGHFTLAKLCGVKVLRFSVGFGKVLWSRRWGPDRTEWVLSAFPLGGYVKMLDEREGPVAEDELPRAFNRQSLGKRFAIVAAGPLANLCLAVLVYWAMFWHGMEELRPLLGNPPAGTAAAMAGIRNGDLVERVGDTPVATWQALRWEILRKGVKQPGGSAPLALQARDAQGRPVWRYLDISPLGKSGFQGDPMGVLGVQFFQPDMAPVVGRVSPGSAADKAGMQAGDRIQAIEGKPTAQWQAVVALIRPAAGRPLHFQILRRSQRLDLVVTPVATSTDGGRVGRIGVEVQGVGISRDRVFVTLDYGPLGSLRKALAETWAQSSMSVVMMGKMLTGTVSWRNLSGPVTIADYAGQSARMGWLYYFQFLALVSVSLGVLNLLPIPILDGGHLLYYMAEFIRRKPLSQRTMEIGQQIGLALLLAMMAFAFFNDINRLISG from the coding sequence TTGGCTAACGCCCTGTTTTATCTGGCCGCCTTTGCCTTTGTTTTGGGGGTATTGGTGGTGGTCCATGAGCTGGGCCACTTTACCCTGGCCAAGCTTTGCGGCGTCAAAGTGCTGCGCTTTTCCGTGGGCTTCGGTAAGGTGCTGTGGAGCCGCCGCTGGGGGCCGGATCGGACCGAGTGGGTGCTGTCTGCCTTCCCCTTAGGGGGCTACGTAAAAATGCTGGACGAGCGGGAAGGGCCGGTGGCGGAAGACGAGCTGCCCCGGGCCTTCAATCGCCAGTCCTTGGGAAAGCGCTTCGCCATTGTGGCCGCTGGCCCCCTGGCCAATCTGTGCCTAGCGGTCTTGGTGTATTGGGCCATGTTCTGGCACGGCATGGAGGAACTGCGCCCCCTGCTGGGGAACCCTCCCGCCGGAACGGCCGCCGCCATGGCGGGCATCCGCAATGGGGACTTGGTGGAGCGGGTCGGGGATACCCCGGTGGCGACCTGGCAGGCCCTGCGTTGGGAAATTTTACGCAAAGGGGTGAAGCAGCCGGGAGGTTCCGCCCCATTGGCCCTCCAGGCTAGGGACGCCCAGGGGCGCCCGGTGTGGCGCTACCTGGATATTTCCCCCCTTGGTAAGAGCGGCTTTCAGGGGGATCCCATGGGGGTGTTGGGGGTGCAGTTCTTCCAACCCGACATGGCCCCTGTGGTGGGGCGGGTCAGCCCGGGGTCCGCTGCGGACAAGGCCGGTATGCAGGCCGGTGACCGGATTCAAGCTATTGAGGGTAAGCCTACGGCCCAGTGGCAGGCGGTAGTGGCCCTAATTCGCCCGGCCGCTGGTCGTCCCCTGCATTTTCAGATTTTGCGTCGCTCTCAGCGGCTGGACTTGGTGGTAACCCCCGTGGCTACATCGACGGATGGGGGCAGGGTTGGCCGCATCGGGGTAGAGGTGCAAGGGGTGGGCATTTCCCGGGATCGGGTGTTCGTGACTCTGGACTACGGTCCCCTGGGATCTCTGCGTAAGGCGCTGGCGGAAACCTGGGCCCAGTCCAGCATGAGCGTGGTCATGATGGGCAAAATGCTTACCGGCACGGTTTCCTGGCGCAATTTGAGCGGCCCGGTGACCATTGCGGACTACGCAGGCCAGTCCGCCCGCATGGGGTGGCTTTATTACTTCCAGTTCCTGGCCTTGGTGAGCGTCAGCCTGGGAGTGTTGAACCTGCTGCCCATCCCGATTCTGGATGGGGGGCATTTGCTGTATTATATGGCGGAGTTCATCAGACGAAAGCCGCTCTCCCAGCGCACCATGGAGATCGGGCAACAAATCGGGCTGGCATTGCTCCTGGCAATGATGGCCTTCGCCTTCTTCAATGATATCAATCGATTGATTTCCGGCTGA
- the lpxD gene encoding UDP-3-O-(3-hydroxymyristoyl)glucosamine N-acyltransferase, with protein MRLDEIVARLGGELVGDGATEINRVGTLATAGTGQISFLANPKYRSQLVDTRAAAVIVPPALAGVTERPCILHPQSYTYYARVAQLLYPRAVPALPIHPSVQMGEGVVLGDGVVIHAGCVLGGGVEIGAGSVLYPNVSIYAGCVVGRRAIIHSGAVIGADGFGFAKDGDAWLKIPQVGRVVIGDDVEIGANTTIDRGAIDDTVIGNGVKLDNQIQVGHNVTIGEHTAMAGCVGIAGSAHIGRRCTVGGGAIILGHLTLADDVHVSAGTMVTKSLPKPGQYTGVFPVEDHDAWLKNAAHLRHLTRMAKRMDELEKKLEQLENKS; from the coding sequence ATGCGTTTGGATGAAATCGTCGCCCGCCTCGGCGGGGAGTTGGTCGGGGATGGGGCGACGGAAATCAATCGGGTCGGCACCCTGGCTACCGCCGGGACCGGCCAGATTTCTTTTCTGGCCAATCCCAAGTACCGCTCCCAGCTGGTGGATACCCGGGCCGCTGCGGTTATCGTTCCCCCCGCCCTGGCGGGGGTGACGGAGCGTCCCTGTATCCTTCATCCCCAGTCCTACACCTACTATGCCCGGGTAGCCCAGTTGCTCTACCCCCGGGCGGTACCCGCCCTGCCCATCCATCCTTCCGTGCAAATGGGAGAAGGGGTGGTACTGGGGGACGGGGTGGTGATCCACGCCGGATGTGTGCTGGGGGGCGGGGTGGAGATAGGAGCGGGCAGTGTGCTCTACCCCAATGTATCTATCTATGCCGGATGTGTGGTGGGGCGGCGTGCCATCATCCACAGCGGTGCGGTCATCGGGGCGGACGGCTTTGGCTTTGCCAAGGACGGGGACGCCTGGCTGAAAATTCCCCAGGTGGGCCGGGTGGTTATTGGGGACGATGTGGAAATCGGTGCCAACACCACCATTGACCGGGGCGCCATCGACGACACGGTGATCGGTAACGGGGTCAAGCTGGATAACCAGATTCAGGTGGGCCACAACGTGACTATCGGTGAACACACCGCCATGGCGGGCTGTGTGGGCATTGCGGGGAGCGCCCACATCGGTCGTCGCTGCACCGTAGGGGGCGGCGCCATTATCCTGGGGCATCTGACCTTGGCTGACGACGTCCATGTCTCCGCCGGGACCATGGTGACCAAAAGCCTGCCCAAGCCGGGCCAATACACCGGGGTTTTCCCCGTGGAAGACCACGACGCCTGGCTAAAAAATGCGGCCCATCTGCGCCATCTGACCCGCATGGCCAAGCGCATGGACGAATTAGAGAAAAAACTCGAACAATTGGAGAATAAATCTTGA
- the fabZ gene encoding 3-hydroxyacyl-ACP dehydratase FabZ: MDIHQILTYLPHRYPILLVDRVLDCEPGKTIHAIKNVSINEPFFQGHFPHHPVMPGVLILEALAQAAAILSFQTLNSKPDENSVYYFVGIDGARFKKPVSPGDQLNLHVEVVANKRGIWKFKAEARVDGQVATEAELMCTVRAID; the protein is encoded by the coding sequence CTGGATATCCACCAGATTTTGACTTATCTGCCTCACCGCTATCCCATCCTCCTGGTGGATCGGGTGCTGGACTGCGAACCGGGCAAGACCATCCATGCGATCAAGAATGTGTCCATTAACGAACCCTTCTTCCAAGGGCACTTTCCCCACCATCCGGTCATGCCTGGGGTTCTGATCCTGGAAGCCCTGGCCCAGGCCGCCGCGATCCTGTCCTTTCAGACACTGAACTCCAAACCGGATGAAAATTCCGTCTATTACTTTGTTGGCATCGACGGCGCCCGGTTCAAGAAGCCCGTCAGCCCGGGGGATCAGCTCAATCTCCATGTGGAAGTGGTGGCCAACAAGCGGGGCATCTGGAAATTCAAGGCTGAAGCCCGGGTGGATGGGCAGGTAGCCACGGAAGCCGAACTCATGTGCACCGTGCGTGCCATTGACTGA
- a CDS encoding OmpH family outer membrane protein, translating into MGLGMVQAQAAELKIGYVNTQRIFRDAPAAVKAQKKLDSEFSRRDQDLQKMAKQLQSMQESLEKNGVTMSDSDRRNKERDLNDLNRDFQRKQREFREDLNLRQNEEMAAVLDKANRAIKNIADSEKYDLILQDVVWVSPRLDITDKVIKALADGK; encoded by the coding sequence ATGGGCCTGGGGATGGTGCAAGCTCAGGCCGCCGAATTGAAAATCGGGTACGTGAATACCCAACGCATCTTCCGGGATGCCCCTGCGGCCGTGAAGGCCCAGAAGAAGCTGGATAGCGAATTCTCCCGCCGGGATCAGGACCTGCAAAAGATGGCGAAGCAGCTCCAGTCCATGCAGGAAAGCCTGGAGAAGAATGGCGTCACCATGTCTGACAGTGATCGGCGCAACAAGGAACGGGATCTGAACGACCTGAACCGGGACTTCCAACGCAAGCAGCGGGAATTCCGGGAAGACCTGAACCTGCGCCAGAACGAAGAAATGGCGGCGGTGCTGGACAAGGCTAACCGGGCGATCAAGAACATCGCGGATAGCGAAAAGTATGATCTGATCCTGCAAGATGTGGTGTGGGTCAGCCCCCGTCTGGATATCACCGATAAGGTGATCAAGGCTCTGGCCGACGGTAAATAA
- the ppsR gene encoding posphoenolpyruvate synthetase regulatory kinase/phosphorylase PpsR gives MIQPIPRSIFFISDGTGITAETMGHSLLTQFEGVRLKQVRVPFVNTQEKAQECLAHIQAVTRQDGVRPIVLSTLVDPQLNAIINEADALCLNFFDTFIRPLEVELGVKAIHRIGRTHGDTDSNDYKQRIEAINYTLAHDDGVTNQGLAEADVILVGVSRCGKTPTSLYLAMQFGIKAANFPLIPEDFERMHLPEALTTHRSKLFGLTIQPERLHQIRSERRPNSKYAALENCRYEVREAEKMMRIAGIHWLDSSTKSIEEISTTIMQEVKLDRVTY, from the coding sequence ATGATTCAACCCATCCCGCGCAGTATCTTTTTTATTTCCGACGGTACCGGCATCACCGCAGAAACCATGGGCCACAGCCTGCTTACCCAGTTTGAAGGGGTACGCCTCAAGCAGGTCCGGGTGCCCTTCGTGAACACCCAGGAGAAGGCCCAGGAGTGTTTGGCCCACATCCAGGCCGTCACCCGCCAGGACGGCGTCCGCCCCATCGTCCTCAGCACCCTGGTGGATCCTCAGCTGAACGCCATCATCAACGAGGCCGACGCCCTCTGCCTGAACTTTTTTGACACCTTCATCCGCCCCCTGGAAGTGGAACTGGGGGTTAAGGCCATCCACAGAATTGGCCGTACCCACGGGGACACGGACAGCAACGATTACAAGCAACGGATCGAAGCCATCAACTACACCCTGGCCCACGACGACGGGGTTACTAACCAGGGGCTGGCGGAAGCGGACGTGATCCTGGTGGGGGTTTCCCGCTGCGGCAAAACCCCCACCAGCCTTTATCTAGCCATGCAGTTCGGCATCAAGGCGGCCAATTTCCCCCTGATTCCGGAAGATTTCGAGCGCATGCACCTGCCGGAAGCCTTAACCACCCATCGGAGCAAGCTTTTCGGCCTGACCATTCAGCCGGAACGGCTCCATCAAATTCGCAGTGAACGGCGCCCCAACAGTAAATACGCGGCCCTGGAAAACTGTCGTTACGAGGTGCGGGAAGCGGAAAAAATGATGCGCATCGCGGGCATTCATTGGCTGGACTCTTCCACCAAGTCCATCGAGGAAATTTCCACCACCATCATGCAGGAAGTAAAGCTGGACCGGGTGACCTACTGA
- the rnhB gene encoding ribonuclease HII produces the protein MALQWFDGLICGLDEAGRGPLAGPVVAAAVILDPARPIVGLNDSKKLSAKKREALALEIKEKALAWGIGSASAAEIDAINILQASFLAMTRAYAQLAVPAEKALVDGNRCPKLPVATEAVVKGDGKIACIAAASILAKTSRDATMLALHQEYPEYGFDHHMAYPTAEHLAILERLGPTSDYRRSFGPVKRWLAAHGQG, from the coding sequence GTGGCACTACAGTGGTTTGATGGCCTAATCTGCGGCCTGGATGAGGCGGGTCGGGGCCCTCTGGCGGGGCCGGTGGTGGCGGCTGCCGTGATTCTGGACCCGGCTCGTCCCATCGTCGGGCTTAACGACTCCAAAAAGCTGTCCGCCAAAAAGCGGGAGGCTCTGGCCCTGGAAATCAAGGAAAAGGCCCTGGCCTGGGGCATCGGTTCCGCCTCGGCGGCAGAAATTGACGCCATTAACATCCTTCAAGCCTCTTTTCTAGCCATGACCCGGGCCTATGCCCAGCTGGCCGTGCCGGCGGAAAAGGCCCTGGTGGACGGCAACCGCTGCCCGAAACTCCCTGTGGCGACGGAAGCCGTGGTGAAGGGGGACGGGAAAATCGCCTGTATCGCCGCCGCCTCCATTCTGGCCAAAACCTCCCGGGACGCCACCATGCTGGCCCTGCATCAGGAATACCCGGAATACGGCTTCGACCACCACATGGCCTATCCCACCGCCGAGCATCTGGCCATTCTGGAACGCCTGGGGCCGACTTCGGACTATCGCCGTTCCTTCGGACCGGTGAAGCGCTGGCTGGCTGCCCACGGGCAGGGCTGA
- the lpxA gene encoding acyl-ACP--UDP-N-acetylglucosamine O-acyltransferase, whose translation MIHPTAIIAPGAQLGENVSVGPYSVIGEHVQIGDNTVIGPHVVIAGHTTLGCDNRVFQFASLGDEPQDKKYAGEPTRLEIGDRNTIREFCTFNTGTAQDAGVTRVGNDNWIMAYVHIAHDCQVGSKTIFANNAQIAGHVHVDDHAILGGFTAVHQFVRIGAHSMTGLGTVLFQDLPPYVTAAGNTASPYGINSEGLRRRGFSSESIMALKRAYRTLYKAGLTLEEAKAKLEEESVAHPEIQLLLDFLGVSKRGIVR comes from the coding sequence ATGATCCATCCCACCGCCATTATTGCGCCCGGCGCCCAGCTCGGCGAAAACGTCAGTGTCGGCCCCTACAGTGTGATCGGCGAGCATGTGCAGATCGGGGACAATACGGTCATCGGTCCCCACGTGGTGATCGCTGGACACACTACCCTGGGTTGCGACAACCGGGTGTTCCAGTTTGCTTCCCTGGGGGATGAGCCCCAGGACAAGAAGTATGCGGGAGAACCGACCCGGCTGGAAATCGGGGATCGGAACACCATTCGGGAATTCTGCACCTTTAATACGGGCACGGCCCAGGACGCCGGGGTGACCCGGGTGGGTAACGACAACTGGATCATGGCCTACGTGCACATCGCCCATGATTGCCAGGTGGGCAGCAAAACCATTTTTGCCAACAACGCCCAGATTGCCGGGCACGTCCACGTGGACGACCACGCCATTCTCGGCGGTTTCACGGCGGTGCACCAGTTCGTGCGCATTGGTGCCCATTCCATGACGGGTCTGGGGACCGTGCTGTTCCAGGATCTGCCGCCCTACGTTACCGCGGCGGGCAACACCGCATCCCCTTACGGCATCAATAGCGAAGGGCTGCGTCGCCGGGGCTTTTCCTCCGAATCCATCATGGCCTTGAAGCGGGCCTATCGCACCCTCTACAAGGCCGGTCTGACCCTGGAAGAAGCCAAGGCCAAGTTGGAAGAGGAATCGGTGGCCCATCCGGAAATTCAGCTGCTGCTGGATTTCCTCGGGGTTTCCAAACGCGGCATCGTGCGCTGA